CCCCAGGCGTTCCGCAAAATGAGCAAGCCGATAAAGACGCTAACCAGCGGGTCGAGGAAGACCCAGCCGGTGAAGCGGATGGCGACACCGGCCAGAATCGCGCCGAAGGTGGAGACGGCGTCACCGGCAAGATGCAAGTAGGCGCTCTTCAAGTTCAAGTCGCCAGAACTGCCGCGCCTGACCAGCAGTGCGGTGCCGACGTTGACGATGAAGGCGAGAATGGCGACGACGATGAGAATGTCGGCTTCTACTTGCGGCGGGGCGATGAAGCGCCGATAGGCCTCGTAAAAAATCCACAACGTCATCAACGCGAGTGTGGTCGAGTTGAAGAGGGCGATCAGAATCCCGGCGCGATGGTAGCCGAACGTTTTGCCGGCGTCCGCCGGGCGGGCCGCCAGCCGCAGGGCGTGCCAACTCAGGGCCAGGGCGATCACGTCGGTGAAGTTGTGGCCGGCGTCGGTGAGCAGGGCCAGGCTGTTGGCATAAATGCCGGCCAGGGCTTCGACGAAGACGAAGGCCAGGGTGACGCCGAGGGCCAGGGCCAGCCGTTTCACAGTCAGGCTGGCGGCTTCGGAGGAGCGGGAGTGATTGGCGCTCATCTCACCTCAATAGCTTCGGGAAAAACTGCCCAGCGCGTTTCATATACTCACGATACTCGTCGCCAAACGTTTCAACTAAGTTCGCCTCTTCCCTGGATGTGCGCAGGAGCAGAATGATCAGCGGCAGGGGCATTGCCATTCCGAGCCACCAGAGTGTGGTGAGGGCGGTGAGGGCGAGGGCGCAAATGAAACCGGTTGTGTAGAGCGGATGCCGCACCCAACGATACGGCCCGTGCGTGACCAGCTTGTGATTCTGGCGCGTGGCCTGGGTGGGCGAGATGTTTACGCCAATGCTGACAAGCACCCAGTAAAACACTGGCAGTGTGGCGATGGCAATCAGCGCCGCCGCCCACCGAACCGAGTCGGGCAGAGAAAATCGCGCCCAGGCCACCCAGGCCGGATTGATCAAGTAGCCAAGCAGTGGCAGGATGACGATCAGGCCAAGCAGGCGCAAGATGACGACCAGCTTCTGCCCTTCCGAAGTTTGCATTCGGCCTCCTTCACGATCGGCTTTGCGCCGGAAGTAGCCGCTCATGACAAGGGCGGTGGTCAGCAGTAAAAAGGTGATTAGTCTGTAAATGATTTCGTTTTCCACGGGAACTCCGATTTGCTTTGTAATCGGGTATCAAGGATTGAAGCAGTGCGGGCAAACTTCGTAAACCAGGACTTTCAACTTTGCCGCCGCCTGGACTACCGGGTCGCTGGCGCGGGCGTGGCTCTGGTCTTGCGCCCAGGGTTGAGAATTGGCAATGTCGTTGATCGTCGTTTCGAGAGCGCAAAGCTCCGACGGCGCAATTTTTCTGTCGGACGAGCTACACGAACCATAGTGAAAGATGCTTTTGCTTCGGCCATCAACAGTCACGGCGACGGTGATCAGGCGGGCGTTCGCGGTCGGATCGAAATAGCTGTCTTGCAAGGCAAAGAAATGCATTTCTTCAACGGCCTTGAGCAATTCTTCAATTTTGTCGCGGCTGAGAGTCGTCTTTCGCACGCCTTCGATGATGGAGTTGGCCTTGCCCTCAAACGTGGCTCTTCCGTCTCCGTGAATGGTCAGCAGAGAAGTTGAGCAAATTCCTGAGCACAGCGTCCGTTCTACCGAAATCACGGCGTTGATGGGCGGCATAAAATTCTGGCGGCTTCGGTAGACGAGGCTGGCAGGCACGATTGCCAGGATGACGATGACGACGGCTATCCCTGCGATCAGCTTTCTTTTGTGACTCATGTCCCGGCCTCCTATCAAGGATGACGCGCCTTTTAAAACTTCACAAAGTAAGCCGTGAAGTACATCACGGCGATGCCAAGCGCCAGCCCGGCTACGTTGACCCAGTTGGCGACCGACTCGTTATTCTTCTCTGCATCACGGATCAGCAGACGGCCCACTTCGACGATGACCTGCCAGATTGCGCCCACGCCAACGCCGAGGAAGATCGTCGCCAGCAGAGGCGAGTAGGCGAAGCCGCCGATCCACGCGCCGAGGATGGCCGGGGCGCCGGCCAGCAGGCAGAGAAGAATGAAGGCCTTGAGCGAAGGGCGATCTTTTGTCACGGGAGCAGCAATTCCCACACCCTCGGTCACATTGTGCAGAGTGAAGCCGATGACGAGGAAGGAGCCGAGCGTCGCCTCACCCAGAGCAAAGGCCGCGCCGACGGCCAGACCTTCGCCCAAATTGTGCAGGCCGATGCTGAGGGCGATCAGAGTCGCGATCCGCAAACGCCCGCCACTGTTGTCACGTTCGGCCTCAGATGGTTTGCCGCTCACGGCCAGGATGGCCAGCCAGGCGAGCAGGGCGGCGAAGGCGGCGACGGGCAAGCCTTGAAAAACTCCGGCCACGTCGCCGGCCACTTCAATGGCTTCGAGGGCGGTGTCAATCAGCAGGAAGACGAGCAGGCCGACGGTGAGCGCCAGCACGAAGTTCAAGCCTTTGCGGCCCATGCGGCGCATGGCCGGGAACCAAAGCAGGCCGAGGCCGACCGGGATAACGCCGATGTAGACGCCGAGCAGGCCATAAGCCAGAAACTGGGTTGGGCCAGGTTGAGGCGTCTCGGCGGCGATGGCGACTTCCCCGGTGAAGGTCGTGCCGGATTCGGTGACGACGGTGATGGCGTGCGGCTCGCCTTGCATCCAGTCATACGGAATCGTGATCGTGCCCCGTCCCAGTCGTGGCAGTTCGGCGCTCGGCGTCATCTGCCATTCCCAAAACGCATCGTCTACGGTGACCTGGGCGATGGTGAGCGGATCGGGGCTGCCGTTGAAGACGGTGACGATGAACTCGCCGGGGCGCAGTTCAATGCGTTCGATGGAGATCGACTCGATGGGCGGGAGGCCGTCGGCTTTGAAGGCGGCGAGCGGGTTGGTGAAGAAGAAGACGGCGACGAGCGCGCCGAGGAGGACGAGCGGCAGGAGGGCCGATAGCCATAACGGCCAGTTGGCGACCTTAGGTGTGGCGGGAACAGTGCGTGGTGTATCCATCGTTTAGGCCCTCGCGTCAAAGAAACCCATCCAGCCGAGTTCGGCCAACTCGCTCTGGTGGGCGTGGAACATGTAGCGGCCAGGGAATTCGGGCGCAAACTCCAGAATGTGGCGCTCGCCCTGGCCCATCGTCACCGTGTCGGTCAGTTCATAGTGATCGAGCCGGGTTCCGGTGCGGAAGAGTTTGTACATGCTCGAGTGCAGGTGAAGCGAATTGACCGGATCGAACTCGGTGATGTTGACAAGATAAATGCGGATGAGGTCGCCGACTTTGACCTGGATGGGGTGCTTGGCGTAGTGGAAGGCGACGGTGTTGGCGGCATAGATTTCGTTCTCGCCGTCGAAGTTGGTGTCGAAGGCGTTCATCATCATCACCATTTCGTGGGCGGGTTCGCGCCCGCCGGGCGGGTCAATGATGAACGTGCCGTACAACCCCTTGTGAATGTGGCGCTTGAGGGGCGGGGTGTGGCAGTGATAGAGATGCAGGCCGAACGGTTTGGCGTCGAACTCGTAAGTGAAACGCTCGCCGGTTTTGAGGACGGGCGTAAAGCCGTCCATGCTTGGCGGGTGGATGCCGTGAAAATGGATGGTGTGTGGATGGGCCGACCCGTTGCCGAAGTTGAAGCGCAGGCGGTCGCCCTCGGTGCACCGAAAGGTGGGGCCGGGGATTTGCGGGGGTTGCCCCTCCAGGCCATAAGCCCAGCCGGGAAATTTAACTCCGGGCGCGACTTCGATCTCTTGATCCACAGCGTAGATGTTCCACTCGCGCAAGGTCTGGCCGCCGGGCAGGGTGGTAACTGTCCCGTAGTCAAAGTGAGTCAGATACTTTGCCGGGTCGAACGCGCCAGGACTAGTCGTGTCCACGTCGCCGGTGGTCATGTTGCCGCCGTGAACGCTGTGATCAATGACGCCCTGGTCGTTTTCCGGGCGGGCGGGCGGCGTTTCGGCGACGGCTTGCGACTGCTGAGCCAGGGCGGCAATGCCGGCTGCGCCGAGCGTGCTGACGGTGCCGATTTTTAGAAAGTCGCGTCGAGAAAGATTCGATTTCATGTCCATGTCTGCAACTTCTTTCAGTTTTTGATTTCAACAAATATCTGGTTGGTCACTTGCTTGCCCAGGGCATGCGAGTCAGCGCGGTTACCCACGCGAACGTGAAGCGGCCCATCGAAGGGCGCTTTATCGGCGATGATGACCAGCGCGTCGGGAATGATGCCCAACTCGGCCAGGTAGCGAAGCAGGGCAGGGTCGTCGTCGCGCACGCGGGCTACGCGGGCGGTCTGGCCGGGGGCAAGGTTAGTCAGGGGTTCCCCGGCCGGGTCGGCGATGACCCCGTCTTTAGTCGGAATGGGGTCGCCGTGCGGGTCTACTTCCGGGTTTCCCATCAGGGCGCAGATTCGATCTTCAAAGTCTTCAGAGATAACGTGCTCCAGCTTCTCGGCTTCGGCGTCTACTTGATCCCACGAGTAGCCCAGCGCCTGATGCAAATAAAGTTCCAGCAGGCGGTGGTGGCGAATGACTTCGAGGGCGATCTTGCGCCCGGCGGCGGTGAGGGTGACGCCGCGATGCTTTTCGTAATCCACCAGGCGCGGGCGGTCTTCGGCCAGCTTTTTGATCATGCCGGTGACGGAGGCCGGGGCAACCGCCAGCTTTTCGGCCAGGGCGTTGGTGGACACTTTGCCCGTGTCTTCCTGCAATTCGTAAATAGCTTTGAGGTAGTCTTCGACGGCGTGGGAGATGGTTTCCATTTTGTATTTCCGAAGAATAATTTTAGGCTATCCTAAATTTTGAAGCATAATATACCGAAATTCATCGCCTGTCAAATGGGAAATTGGGTAGAGCGAAGAGTTGCCGGGTATAATTGGTTCTATGACTGACCTGCACCAGATACAGAATGAGAGTGAGGTTGAGGCGAGTTTGCGTCAGCGAGCAATGATGAATGAGCAGTTGATTCGTGAGCGTGCGCAATTGATAGCTGACGAGTTTCCGCCCGAATTCCGGCAACCTGAGTTTCTGGAGCATGCGGCTTCTCTAATAATTTTGCAGGAGCGTCTGCAAAAGTTTGGCGAGTGGGAAAAGAAGCAGATGGAACGATCTCTTACAATCAATGTTGACCAACTATCTGAAATCTTCGCTCACCTCGACGCCGGGAAGCCCAACGAAGCTTGTGGTCTGCTGGGTGGACAAGGTGGGCGTGTTCAGAGGGTGTACTTAGTTACTAACGCCACGCCCAGCCCGGTTCGCTATTCGATGGAACCGGAGAAACTCATCCAGACAATTTTGGAGATTGACGAACGCGGCTGGGAACTGCTTGGCATCTTTCACTCTCACCCCGCCGGGCCGCCGACTCCGTCCGCCACCGACGTGGCCGAGGCCTACTACCCGGACTCGGCCTACGTCATCTGCGCCCCCGGTGCTGACGGGCGTTGGCAGGCTCGGGCATTCGAGATTCGGGGCGGGGAAGCGCGAGAGATTTTGCTCCAGGTGGAAGGCTGAAACTTTATAACAAGCAGAGGGTTTAAGTGTGTTGACTTTGCCTGCTTAACCTTTTAGGAGGACACGAATGAATTTGGTTCTTGGGGCGGTATCTTTGATACTGGCTTATTTTCTTGGCTCAATACCTTCCGGGGTGGTGATCGTCCGGCTCATGTCCGGCAAAAACATTCGTGAAGTGGGCAGTGGCCGCACCGGCGGCACCAACGCCATGCGGGCGGCAGGTTTTGGCGCAGGCCTGGCAACTGCCGCGTTTGATATTTTGAAAGGCACATTTGCGGTTTGGCTGGCCGGGGCGCTCACCGGCGGCAACCACTGGGCCGAGACGCTGGCCGGGGTCATGGCCGTGTTCGGCCACAACTACTCAATCTTTTTGGCCGAGCGGGTGCAACTCGAAAACGGAAAGACGCAACTAAAATTCGGCGGCGGGGCGGGCGGCGCGCCGTCGGTGGGGGCGGCCATTGGGTTGTGGCCCTGGAGCGCGCTCATCATCGTGCCGGTGGGCGCAGTCGTTCTTTTTGGCATTGGTTACGCTTCAGTCGCCACCATGTCTGCCGGGCTGATCGCCACCGGAATCTTTCTGGTGCGCGCCATGTTTTTCGGCTCGCCCTGGGAATATGTGGCTTATGGTGTTTTGATTTTTATTCTGCAGGTGTGGGCCTTGCGCCCCAACATCCGGCGGCTGTTGGACGGCACCGAGCGCATGGTGGGCTGGCGGGCCAAACGCCGCGAAGCGTAATGAGCGGCGCAGGCCGGCAACCAGTCGCCGCCGAAGTAAAAGCCCGCATGTTATAATCGCCGGCGATGAGTAAAAAAACCGCCTCACCCAAAAAATTCGACTCGCGCCCAACCTCCCGCCGCTCCAAAGCGCTGCAAATCATTGGCCTGATCGTCGTCATTAGCTTTGTGCTCAGCCCGTTATTGCCGGATGTGATTCGCCTGCCCCAACCCACGCCAACGCCAATCGTATTCCCGACGGACACGCCGACTGCCAGCGCCACGCCGACTTCCACAACCGGGCCACTGACGTTCCCCACCCCGGGGCCGCCACCCCGGCCCACCCCTTAATCACAAACAAAAACGCGCCGATGTTCTCGGCGCGTTGTCTTTATTTCATCGTGGCAAGGCCAAACTCAGGGCGATAATGCCGCCGAGCATGCCGACCACCGCAAACTCGACGATCACTCGCCGGTTGAGTTGGCCGGCGAGGTGTTGTTGGGCCAGCCCGTGCAAAGCGTAGAACAACACCAGCAACAACAAACCGGCTCCAATCGGAGTCACCCGCCAGTAGTTCAAGGCCCACATCGTCTCGCCGCACGTCAACCCGATCACACCCGCGAAAATTAAACTGCGCTGGGCCTCGGCCTGGTTGAGCAGGAAGAGGCGCAGGGCCAGCAATCCGCCCAGCAGGGCCGCGCTCGTGGCCGAGAGCGCCGCCCGCGTGCCGGTGAAACGTATCCAGCCAAAAATCGCCAACGCTACAATGAACGTTAACGCGGTGAGACCAAAGCTGGCGGCCCCAAAGGCCGGGTCGGTTCGTTCGACGACGATGTACTCGGCCACAAGCACGATGACCAGCAACAGGGCGCTCAATGCCAGTCCCAGCCACCAGGCCGGCCCGAGCGGGGCCAGGTTGAGAATTAACCCCAATGCCAGCGCGGTTGCCCCCGGCAGAACCCAATGAACCGGCCCGGACATCACGCCGCCGCTGAATCGCGGGTGGCTGCGAATCAATGTGTCCGAGCCGGAACTGATCAGGGCGGCGACCATGAGCAGAATGATGACTTGCCCGTTGACTTCGACGCCGATGGAAGAGCCAAAGAGACGGGCGCTGAATTCGCGGGCCGGCAGTTCCACGACTCGGGTGAGGGCATAGGCCAGCAGAATCACGGCGGTCAGGACGCTCAACCGGTCGCGATCCGGGAAGTAGCGAGTGGGTGCGGGGGCTTGCTCAATCATGAGGCGATTCTAACATAGGGCTGATATATAATCTCGCCCATGACTCAACTCGGTCTAGCCCTGCTCGGACTCGTGGTTGGGGCCGCCCTCAATGCCCTGGCCGACGACCTGCCGCACCGCCTCCACCCTCAGCCGCCGTACTGCCCGGCCTGCGGCCAGCCTCATCACCCGCTTCAATGGCTGTCTCTCTCTACGCCTTGTTTGCCGGCGAACAGGAACCGATCCCCGCCCTCACCAAATCCGCGTTTGGCGGGCTGGCCGGGTTTGGCGTCTTTTACCTGCTCTACCTGTTCAGCTTCGGCTTTGCCCGGCTGGTGGAACGCTTGCGGGGCGAACCTCTGACTGAAGTGCCGTTTGGCGGCGGCGATGTGAATCTGGCCGGGGTGGCCGGGTTGGCGGTGGGCTGGCCGGGCATCATTCTAACCATCGTGTTCACCATCGTGTCTGGCGGCGTGGTGGCCGGGCTGTACCTTCTCTTCAAACGCCTTCGCGGCGGCTACACCGCCTTCACCCCGATTCCTTACGGTCCGTTTATTGTGCTGGGCGCTGTCGTCGTGCTTGTCTTCAGCGCCGAGATTAAACGCTGGAACGGGGTAGGGCCGTAAGAAGTGCGACGGACTTCTGAAACTTCAATGGGACTATACAAAAAGAGCGCGGCATCTGCCGCGCTCTTTTGATCTGATTTGAAAATGTGGGGCGACGCGAAGCGGTCAACTCGCTCTACAACAGCTCAAGCCGTCGCTTCGGCCTGGTTGCCGCGCCCGAACCAGCGGCCCCACTCTTTGTTCTCCCACACCACCAACAGCGGCGCGGCATTGAAAATTGAAGAGTACGTGCCGCTGAACACGCCGATGAGCAACGTAAGGATAAAGTGCTGAATAGTCACTCCGCCGAACAAAACCAGCGCCAGCAAGGTGAACATGACCGTAAGCTGGGTGTTGATCGAGCGGTCGAGCGTTTGCACGATGGAGTGGTTGACCACCGCCTCGTAGCTGGCCCGGCGGTAGACCCTCTGGTTCTCGCGGATGCGGTCGAACACCACAATCGTGTCGTGCACCGAGAAGCCAATCACGGTTAGCACGGCGGTCAGGAACAGGGCATCCACTTCCCAGCCCAAAAAGTGGCCGAGCAGGGAGGCCGCGCCGATCATCACCAGCACGTCGTGGAGCATGGCGATGATGGCGCACACGCCGTAACGAATCGCGTGCGGCACGCTCCAAAAAGCATAAGTGATGTAGGCCAGAATGCCGATCGAAGCCGCCGCCACAGCCAGCGCCGCCTTCTGCGTCACTTCCGCGCCTACGGTGGGGCCGACATTGTCGAAGCGCAGAACCACGACTTCGCCGTATTTGTCTTTCAACCCGGCTACCACTTTTGCCTGGCTGGCTTCATCCAGGGTCTTGGTGCGGATGATGACGGTGTTGTTATCAGAGGTTTGCACGATGCTGTCGCTAAAGCCGAGATCGGCCATGAGCGATATGATTTCGGCAGTCTCGACGGCTTGCGGAAGTTGCACTTCCAGTTTTGAGCCGCCTGTGAAGTCAATGGAGAGCGGCAGGCCCCACAGCGCCAGCGAGATGATGCCGGGGATGATGACCACCAGCGAGATGGCAAAGTACCAATAACGTTTGCTGATAATGTTCATGATGTTACCTTAGACTCAACGATTGTAGGGCGAATTGCCAATTCGCCCTACACAGCCTCTTAGATGCCGAACCACGAATGGCGTTCGGAGAAATCCATGTTGTCGAGCATGGCGTGCAAAAGCGTGCGCGTGACCAGCACGGCGGTGAACAGGCTGACCACCACGCCCAGGGCCAGAGTCAGGGCAAACCCTTTGACGACGCTCGCCCCGAACTGACTGCCAAACCAGAAAAGAATGATGCAGGTGATGAGCGTCGAGATGTTCGAGTCGCGGATGGACGCCCATGCCCGGCGAAAGCCTTCTTCGACAGCAGTCACCAGCTTGCGACCGGCCCGCAATTCTTCCTTCATGCGCTCAAAGATCAGTATGTTGGCGTCCACCGCCACGCCCACCGAGAGCACGAAGCCGGCGATGCCGGGCAGGGTGAGCGTGACCGGGATGAGTTTGAACAGGGTGAAGGTGAGGGTGGCATACATCAACAGCGCCAGCACGGCCAGCACGCCCGGCAAACGGTAGTAGGCGATCATGAAGATGGCAATTACCACCAGCCCGATGATTCCGGCGATGAGACTTTTGCGAAGCGAGTCCTGGCCCAGGGTGGGGCCGACGGTGCGGCTTTCGGCGATTTTGAGCGGCACGGGCAGAGAGCCATAACGCAATTGCAGGGCAAGCTGGTTGGCCGTCTCGACGGTGAAGTTGCCGGTGATGACGCCTGAGCCGCCGGTGATGGGGCCGTTAATGCTAGGGCTGGAGATCACGGTTTTGTCGAGGACGATGGTGAGAATTTTGCCGACGTTGGCCGTGGTATGTTGGCCGAAAATTTGCTCGCCTTCCGGCGTGAGTTCAAAGGCGACGACGACCTGACCGGCGGTCTGGTTGGTTTGGACGGTGGCGCTGGTGAGTTCCTTGCCCGTCATGAGGGTGTGATAGACCTGGCCGGTGGGGGCCGCCTCCCCGGTGGAAGTTGGGGTTGAACCGGCGGCGAAATCGGTCTGAATCACGTCGCCTTCAGCAAACCGTTGATCGACCGTGTCAACAAACTCCAGTAGGGCGGTTTGTTTGAGCAGGGCCAGCGCCTGCTCGGTGTCGGCCAGGCCGGGCAGTTCAACCACCAGGCGGCGGTCGCCCGAAAGTTGCACAATGGGTTCGGTGACGCCCAGGCCGTTGACACGATTCTCGATGATGCTCTTGGTGTCATTCATCGCGCCAGCATCAACCGCTTGGTCGGCGGGCAAGTCGGCTTCAAGCAGAACTTGCAGGCCACCCTGCAAGTCGAGACCCTGCCGCACCGAAATGTCACGGAGGAGGGATAGGTTGTCGAACGGGTTGCGGAGTTGCTGGCTGGTGGGCCAGGCCAGGTAGGCCGCAATGGCAAACAGGATGACGATCGGGATGAGCCAGCGAAAATAGCGACTTTGCATTTTGAAATCAGACCTCTCTATTCATGGAAACGCCAGCCGGTGGGGCTGGCGCGTTGAAAGCAGTTTTCTCAGGGTGAGCCGCCTTCGGGAGTTGAACCCGAAACCTATCACTTACGAAGCGATTGCTCTGCCGATTGAGCTAAGGCGGCGGTGAGGGGCATTCTACCAGAGCCAACCTGTTCTTTCAACCCG
This genomic stretch from Chloroflexota bacterium harbors:
- a CDS encoding isoprenylcysteine carboxylmethyltransferase family protein; translated protein: MENEIIYRLITFLLLTTALVMSGYFRRKADREGGRMQTSEGQKLVVILRLLGLIVILPLLGYLINPAWVAWARFSLPDSVRWAAALIAIATLPVFYWVLVSIGVNISPTQATRQNHKLVTHGPYRWVRHPLYTTGFICALALTALTTLWWLGMAMPLPLIILLLRTSREEANLVETFGDEYREYMKRAGQFFPKLLR
- a CDS encoding M67 family metallopeptidase, which gives rise to MTDLHQIQNESEVEASLRQRAMMNEQLIRERAQLIADEFPPEFRQPEFLEHAASLIILQERLQKFGEWEKKQMERSLTINVDQLSEIFAHLDAGKPNEACGLLGGQGGRVQRVYLVTNATPSPVRYSMEPEKLIQTILEIDERGWELLGIFHSHPAGPPTPSATDVAEAYYPDSAYVICAPGADGRWQARAFEIRGGEAREILLQVEG
- the secF gene encoding protein translocase subunit SecF — translated: MMNIISKRYWYFAISLVVIIPGIISLALWGLPLSIDFTGGSKLEVQLPQAVETAEIISLMADLGFSDSIVQTSDNNTVIIRTKTLDEASQAKVVAGLKDKYGEVVVLRFDNVGPTVGAEVTQKAALAVAAASIGILAYITYAFWSVPHAIRYGVCAIIAMLHDVLVMIGAASLLGHFLGWEVDALFLTAVLTVIGFSVHDTIVVFDRIRENQRVYRRASYEAVVNHSIVQTLDRSINTQLTVMFTLLALVLFGGVTIQHFILTLLIGVFSGTYSSIFNAAPLLVVWENKEWGRWFGRGNQAEATA
- a CDS encoding metal-dependent transcriptional regulator translates to METISHAVEDYLKAIYELQEDTGKVSTNALAEKLAVAPASVTGMIKKLAEDRPRLVDYEKHRGVTLTAAGRKIALEVIRHHRLLELYLHQALGYSWDQVDAEAEKLEHVISEDFEDRICALMGNPEVDPHGDPIPTKDGVIADPAGEPLTNLAPGQTARVARVRDDDPALLRYLAELGIIPDALVIIADKAPFDGPLHVRVGNRADSHALGKQVTNQIFVEIKN
- the secD gene encoding protein translocase subunit SecD, coding for MQSRYFRWLIPIVILFAIAAYLAWPTSQQLRNPFDNLSLLRDISVRQGLDLQGGLQVLLEADLPADQAVDAGAMNDTKSIIENRVNGLGVTEPIVQLSGDRRLVVELPGLADTEQALALLKQTALLEFVDTVDQRFAEGDVIQTDFAAGSTPTSTGEAAPTGQVYHTLMTGKELTSATVQTNQTAGQVVVAFELTPEGEQIFGQHTTANVGKILTIVLDKTVISSPSINGPITGGSGVITGNFTVETANQLALQLRYGSLPVPLKIAESRTVGPTLGQDSLRKSLIAGIIGLVVIAIFMIAYYRLPGVLAVLALLMYATLTFTLFKLIPVTLTLPGIAGFVLSVGVAVDANILIFERMKEELRAGRKLVTAVEEGFRRAWASIRDSNISTLITCIILFWFGSQFGASVVKGFALTLALGVVVSLFTAVLVTRTLLHAMLDNMDFSERHSWFGI
- a CDS encoding ZIP family metal transporter, whose protein sequence is MDTPRTVPATPKVANWPLWLSALLPLVLLGALVAVFFFTNPLAAFKADGLPPIESISIERIELRPGEFIVTVFNGSPDPLTIAQVTVDDAFWEWQMTPSAELPRLGRGTITIPYDWMQGEPHAITVVTESGTTFTGEVAIAAETPQPGPTQFLAYGLLGVYIGVIPVGLGLLWFPAMRRMGRKGLNFVLALTVGLLVFLLIDTALEAIEVAGDVAGVFQGLPVAAFAALLAWLAILAVSGKPSEAERDNSGGRLRIATLIALSIGLHNLGEGLAVGAAFALGEATLGSFLVIGFTLHNVTEGVGIAAPVTKDRPSLKAFILLCLLAGAPAILGAWIGGFAYSPLLATIFLGVGVGAIWQVIVEVGRLLIRDAEKNNESVANWVNVAGLALGIAVMYFTAYFVKF
- a CDS encoding glycerol-3-phosphate acyltransferase, with product MNLVLGAVSLILAYFLGSIPSGVVIVRLMSGKNIREVGSGRTGGTNAMRAAGFGAGLATAAFDILKGTFAVWLAGALTGGNHWAETLAGVMAVFGHNYSIFLAERVQLENGKTQLKFGGGAGGAPSVGAAIGLWPWSALIIVPVGAVVLFGIGYASVATMSAGLIATGIFLVRAMFFGSPWEYVAYGVLIFILQVWALRPNIRRLLDGTERMVGWRAKRREA
- a CDS encoding prepilin peptidase, whose product is MAVSLYALFAGEQEPIPALTKSAFGGLAGFGVFYLLYLFSFGFARLVERLRGEPLTEVPFGGGDVNLAGVAGLAVGWPGIILTIVFTIVSGGVVAGLYLLFKRLRGGYTAFTPIPYGPFIVLGAVVVLVFSAEIKRWNGVGP
- a CDS encoding cation transporter; this translates as MSANHSRSSEAASLTVKRLALALGVTLAFVFVEALAGIYANSLALLTDAGHNFTDVIALALSWHALRLAARPADAGKTFGYHRAGILIALFNSTTLALMTLWIFYEAYRRFIAPPQVEADILIVVAILAFIVNVGTALLVRRGSSGDLNLKSAYLHLAGDAVSTFGAILAGVAIRFTGWVFLDPLVSVFIGLLILRNAWGIVRESADILLEGTPHNLDMNAMVSDLKNVKGVRGVHDLHVWSITQAMRALSAHILTDDVLISTGAVIQRDLNELLNHKYGIAHAALQLECAGCEPDLLYCNLEKASHEHLA
- a CDS encoding multicopper oxidase domain-containing protein, yielding MDMKSNLSRRDFLKIGTVSTLGAAGIAALAQQSQAVAETPPARPENDQGVIDHSVHGGNMTTGDVDTTSPGAFDPAKYLTHFDYGTVTTLPGGQTLREWNIYAVDQEIEVAPGVKFPGWAYGLEGQPPQIPGPTFRCTEGDRLRFNFGNGSAHPHTIHFHGIHPPSMDGFTPVLKTGERFTYEFDAKPFGLHLYHCHTPPLKRHIHKGLYGTFIIDPPGGREPAHEMVMMMNAFDTNFDGENEIYAANTVAFHYAKHPIQVKVGDLIRIYLVNITEFDPVNSLHLHSSMYKLFRTGTRLDHYELTDTVTMGQGERHILEFAPEFPGRYMFHAHQSELAELGWMGFFDARA